A genome region from Anastrepha obliqua isolate idAnaObli1 chromosome 4, idAnaObli1_1.0, whole genome shotgun sequence includes the following:
- the LOC129246499 gene encoding CCHC-type zinc finger nucleic acid binding protein: MSAPTCYKCNRPGHFARDCNAGGGMVGGGRDMRRGGAREKCYKCNQVGHFARTCPEEAERCYRCNGIGHISKECTQADNPTCYKCNKLGHWARNCPEAMNDRNVSNISCYKCNRTGHISKNCPDTAKTCYGCGKSGHLRRECDEKGGRN, from the coding sequence ATGTCAGCTCCCACGTGTTACAAGTGCAACCGTCCAGGCCACTTTGCCCGCGACTGCAATGCCGGTGGCGGCATGGTAGGTGGAGGCCGTGATATGAGACGCGGTGGTGCTCGCGAAAAGTGCTACAAGTGCAATCAAGTTGGGCACTTTGCGCGTACCTGTCCTGAGGAGGCAGAACGCTGTTATCGTTGCAATGGAATCGGTCACATCTCGAAGGAGTGCACACAAGCTGACAATCCCACTTGCTATAAGTGTAACAAGCTCGGTCACTGGGCGCGTAATTGCCCGGAGGCCATGAACGATCGGAATGTGAGTAACATTTCGTGCTACAAGTGCAACCGCACAGGCCACATTTCCAAGAATTGTCCGGACACGGCGAAGACATGCTACGGCTGCGGTAAGAGCGGTCATCTAAGACGTGAATGTGACGAGAAGGGGGGCCGTAATTAG
- the LOC129246228 gene encoding PRADC1-like protein, producing the protein MNSLTCLNPIAIALNLLLLVIAPLSGVHHPPIHDIVTTQDIIAGDVFFEITEPAVLEYTYRLRPAKDFGVSFVSRRLMGIALVLTKPSDACSKIENHRELRGNVALIERGECSFLTKTINAELAGAKAAIITEFNNESSEFEYYIEMIHDNTSRDAHIPAGFLLGKNGIIIRSTLLRLRRPYAIINLPVNLTFVPPAQINHPPWLGW; encoded by the exons ATGAACTCGCTGACATGTTTAAACCCCATCGCAATCGCACTCAATCTGCTATTGCTTGTGATAGCGCCCTTATCAG GAGTACATCATCCACCCATTCATGACATTGTCACAACGCAGGACATAATTGCTGGTGATGTGTTCTTTGAGATAACAGAACCTGCAGTACTGGAATACACGTATCGACTGCGACCGGCAAAAGATTTTGGCGTTTCGTTTGTGTCGCGTCGTCTTATGGGAATTGCACTAGTGCTAACAAAACCTTCAGATGCATGCTCAAAGATAGAAAACCATCGCGAACTTCGCGGGAACGTAGCTTTAATTGAGAGAGG CGAATGCTCGTTTCTAACCAAAACTATTAATGCTGAACTAGCTGGCGCCAAAGCTGCTATTATCACTGAATTCAACAATGAATCGTCCGAATTTGAGTATTATATTGAAATGATACACGACAACACCAGTAGAGATGCTCATATACCAGCCGGATTTTTGCTGGGGAAAAATGGTATTATCATTCGATCGACGCTGCTGCGACTACGAAGACCATATGCCATAATAAATTTACCAGTGAATTTAACATTTGTACCACCTGCTCAAATAAACCATCCACCCTGGTTAGGTTGGTGA